From Candidatus Afararchaeum irisae, one genomic window encodes:
- a CDS encoding DUF2309 domain-containing protein, translating into MSTETDTDIHGSIEATADKVGSVWPLHSFVTANPLSGFEDQPFHEAVEEGARLFGGDGYPSAEVFRRAWENGDIETELLKTKLVEHGYAPDPEATLGRIAESESDVYSASDDTTADEESATERVDRLLTKWLSVFLDQGKAHWSMPSREEGFYTAFLTVARNDGEVPNTKRLTELSTDPAEAISEILSEYPRSEWQTVFEYHLTALPGWTGFIKQRIDDGDSWQSAYPITLTEYVAARLVLADIVDAPIHPEEASDPRFLDDANPTQTDTYDDSVTLPLPAVWLSAWEATYRNQLVDAVSEESESLEQSRSSTSTSTSTSTDGDSHRPDAQLVFCIDTRSEIIRRHIEATGDYETHGYAGFFGVPMRYKGYNTDVAADACPPIVETQHYIVDSPSDTGNQERIAHDHWTNLFGAATDLLKTLKGNAATVFNFVEATGSGYGPMLATRTLLPRRVYDFLETKDDFVPNHHEFCELSVGNQCLSDGLTLDDKVEYATTAFELMGWEEFSRLVVFVGHASETTNNPFGSSLDCGACAGNPGGPNARVLATVCNDNAVQEELRDLGFEIPDDTVFVAGEHNTTTDEIELYTDGVPESHEAELEQLSEDLATARAGAASERYSDSDSGGIRETERRSADWAETRPEWGLAGNASFVIGPRQLTSGLDLDGRAFLHSYDWSTDPDGDALEAIMTGPMVVTQWINSQYYFAAVDTAVYGSGSKVTHNPVGNIGVYQGNGGDLMTGLPLQSLRKSDDELYHKPLRLSTVIHAPLERVNQVLSDHKEVTQLLDNSWLSLTVVDPTQGHRAFDYEGEFDWTSVSGETRSKPESDSEPEVTDSRIAADD; encoded by the coding sequence TCCTGAAGACGAAGCTCGTCGAACACGGATACGCGCCTGACCCCGAAGCTACACTCGGACGTATCGCAGAATCCGAGAGCGACGTCTACTCAGCCTCAGATGATACGACGGCTGACGAGGAGTCGGCTACCGAGAGGGTCGACAGACTCCTGACGAAGTGGCTCTCGGTATTCCTCGACCAGGGGAAAGCCCACTGGTCGATGCCCAGCCGTGAGGAGGGCTTCTATACTGCCTTCCTAACGGTGGCTCGCAACGACGGCGAGGTTCCCAACACGAAACGTCTGACTGAGCTCTCCACCGACCCCGCCGAAGCCATATCAGAGATACTCAGCGAGTATCCTCGGTCGGAGTGGCAGACTGTATTCGAGTACCATCTTACGGCTCTGCCGGGATGGACGGGATTCATCAAACAACGTATCGACGACGGCGATAGCTGGCAGTCTGCTTATCCCATCACACTCACCGAGTACGTCGCGGCTCGGTTAGTTCTCGCGGATATAGTCGACGCGCCGATACATCCCGAGGAGGCGTCAGATCCCCGGTTCCTCGACGACGCGAATCCTACGCAAACCGACACGTATGACGACTCTGTCACGTTACCGCTCCCGGCTGTCTGGCTCTCGGCATGGGAAGCCACATACAGGAATCAACTCGTCGACGCAGTCTCCGAAGAAAGTGAGAGCCTCGAACAGAGCCGGAGCTCCACGTCTACCTCTACCTCTACTTCTACCGACGGAGACAGCCACCGACCCGACGCTCAGCTCGTTTTCTGTATCGATACTCGTTCGGAGATCATCCGCCGCCACATAGAGGCGACGGGTGACTACGAGACACACGGATACGCCGGCTTCTTCGGGGTTCCGATGCGTTATAAGGGCTACAACACAGACGTGGCTGCCGACGCTTGCCCACCTATCGTCGAGACACAGCATTACATAGTCGACTCCCCGAGCGACACGGGCAACCAGGAACGTATCGCTCACGACCACTGGACGAACCTCTTCGGTGCCGCGACGGATCTACTGAAGACTCTGAAGGGCAACGCCGCTACAGTCTTCAACTTCGTCGAAGCCACCGGCAGTGGCTACGGTCCTATGCTTGCCACCCGCACACTCCTCCCGAGACGTGTCTATGACTTCCTCGAAACCAAGGACGACTTCGTTCCCAACCACCACGAGTTCTGTGAGCTGTCTGTGGGTAATCAGTGTCTGAGTGATGGACTCACCCTCGATGACAAGGTCGAGTATGCCACGACAGCCTTTGAACTCATGGGATGGGAGGAGTTCTCGCGTCTCGTCGTCTTCGTGGGTCACGCGAGCGAAACCACGAACAATCCGTTCGGTTCGAGTCTCGACTGTGGCGCGTGTGCGGGCAACCCCGGAGGTCCAAACGCACGCGTCCTAGCCACTGTATGTAACGACAACGCCGTCCAAGAAGAGCTACGAGACCTCGGGTTCGAGATACCCGACGACACGGTCTTCGTCGCCGGCGAACACAACACTACGACCGACGAGATAGAGCTTTACACTGACGGGGTTCCCGAGAGCCACGAGGCTGAACTCGAACAGCTCAGCGAGGACCTCGCTACGGCTCGCGCGGGTGCAGCGTCTGAACGTTACTCAGACTCGGACTCCGGAGGTATACGTGAGACAGAGCGGCGGTCTGCCGACTGGGCAGAGACACGTCCCGAATGGGGACTCGCTGGCAACGCCTCGTTTGTGATAGGACCACGTCAGCTCACCTCGGGTCTCGATCTCGACGGAAGAGCCTTCCTTCACTCGTATGACTGGTCTACCGACCCCGACGGAGACGCACTCGAAGCCATCATGACTGGACCTATGGTCGTCACACAGTGGATCAACAGCCAGTACTACTTCGCAGCCGTCGACACCGCAGTCTACGGCAGTGGATCGAAGGTGACACACAACCCCGTCGGTAACATCGGCGTCTACCAGGGCAACGGCGGCGACCTGATGACCGGACTACCTCTCCAGTCACTCAGGAAGTCCGACGACGAGCTATACCACAAGCCCCTGCGTCTCTCGACGGTTATACACGCGCCACTCGAACGCGTCAACCAGGTTCTGTCAGACCACAAGGAGGTGACCCAACTCCTCGACAACAGCTGGCTCTCTCTTACGGTCGTCGATCCGACTCAGGGTCACAGAGCCTTCGATTACGAGGGCGAGTTCGACTGGACATCCGTCTCCGGCGAAACCCGGTCTAAACCAGAGTCAGACTCAGAGCCCGAGGTGACCGACTCTCGGATTGCGGCGGACGACTAA
- a CDS encoding PAS domain S-box protein: protein MNDSLYELIVEESNDGVLVAQDGEVVYANQRLQEMTGYSDDEILGSSKTMAVAPEYVREVEGYHRARMEGKPAPSRYEVEIQTEDGDRVPVELSVSRVIYEGEPVSVSFWRDITETKEKTRELQDLKREYDSVFENVQDALFLLNVDQDGTVWFQRFNQREEEYTGKSTEEIRGKTPVEAFGEDLGSDLRANYRECVERQETVTYEEEITLGDETRVWQTKLTPVVVDGRVEKIVGSGRDITERKEYEEDLERARKRLRVLFDEAPDAMAIHGSEGEILDVNRGAVDYTGYSRDELLSMNVSDFEAGKDEEDLREMWSEMEPGETAKLETRHRRADGSTYPVEVWVSRIDVHGEPRYLALARDITERNEYEEELEEKNALLSTLFESLPVGVLAEDSSRRVLKTNQQMFDLFGIPGDPDEVVGNDCEKMADEMKDLFVDSEGFVERINSIVESNEPVDKEKIQLVDGRTFERTHRPVEMLGDDGHLWIYRDITQNKEYENELKHAREELRQVIDLVPDMIFAKNREGKYLLANQKTADVYGSTSEEIEGSFEKEVIPNPEDSEEFRRDDIEVIESGEPKQNPVETITTADGEKRVLQTTKIPYKVPGTGEDAVLGYARDVTELKEYEEELEEQRDSLEVLNQVVRHDIRNDLQLVLAYTDALEMYVEEEGEKYIEKVLDAARDAVDITTTARDVTEVMLQSEADRCPVNLRLTLENEVDDAQSNHENALITVDGSVPDVDVLANDMLESVFRNILNNAVQHNDKEVAEVTVSATVEGEDAVVRVADNGLGIPDERKEEIFGKGEKGLESEGTGIGLYLVHTLVDEYGGDVWVEDRHDGTEGSVFRVRLRTA, encoded by the coding sequence ATGAACGACTCACTCTACGAACTCATCGTCGAGGAGAGTAACGACGGTGTCTTAGTCGCACAGGACGGCGAGGTCGTCTACGCCAACCAACGTCTACAGGAGATGACTGGCTACTCCGACGACGAGATACTCGGTTCGTCAAAGACGATGGCTGTCGCGCCCGAGTACGTCAGAGAGGTCGAGGGGTACCACCGAGCACGTATGGAGGGGAAACCCGCTCCGAGCCGGTACGAGGTCGAAATCCAAACCGAAGACGGCGACCGTGTCCCTGTCGAGCTTTCTGTCAGCCGGGTCATATACGAGGGGGAGCCGGTATCAGTCTCATTCTGGCGGGATATAACCGAGACGAAGGAGAAGACACGGGAGCTACAAGACCTCAAGCGTGAGTACGATTCGGTCTTCGAGAACGTCCAGGACGCCCTCTTCCTACTCAACGTCGATCAAGACGGTACGGTTTGGTTCCAGCGGTTTAACCAGAGAGAGGAGGAGTACACAGGCAAGTCGACCGAGGAGATCCGTGGCAAGACTCCCGTCGAGGCTTTCGGCGAGGATCTCGGCTCAGATCTACGCGCAAACTACCGCGAATGTGTCGAACGCCAGGAGACGGTGACCTACGAGGAAGAGATTACACTCGGCGATGAGACGCGTGTCTGGCAGACTAAGTTAACCCCTGTCGTCGTCGACGGACGTGTCGAGAAGATCGTGGGATCGGGACGTGACATCACCGAACGTAAGGAGTACGAGGAAGACCTCGAACGCGCCCGGAAGAGACTCCGAGTCCTCTTCGACGAGGCACCCGACGCGATGGCTATACACGGCTCCGAGGGTGAGATTCTGGACGTGAATCGGGGTGCCGTCGACTACACCGGCTACTCACGTGACGAACTACTCTCTATGAATGTCTCCGACTTCGAAGCCGGGAAAGACGAGGAAGACCTGCGTGAGATGTGGTCTGAGATGGAGCCGGGCGAGACTGCGAAGCTCGAAACCCGACACAGACGAGCCGACGGATCGACCTATCCCGTCGAGGTCTGGGTATCGAGGATAGACGTCCACGGCGAGCCCCGGTATCTCGCGCTCGCACGTGACATCACTGAGCGCAACGAGTACGAGGAAGAGCTGGAGGAGAAGAACGCCTTACTCTCGACTCTCTTCGAGTCATTGCCCGTCGGGGTTCTGGCTGAGGACAGCTCGCGCAGGGTTCTGAAGACTAACCAGCAGATGTTCGATCTCTTCGGCATACCTGGAGATCCTGACGAAGTCGTCGGAAACGACTGTGAGAAGATGGCGGACGAGATGAAAGACCTCTTCGTCGACTCCGAGGGGTTCGTGGAACGTATCAACAGTATAGTCGAGAGCAACGAGCCGGTCGATAAAGAAAAGATCCAACTCGTAGACGGACGTACATTTGAGAGAACCCATCGACCTGTTGAGATGCTAGGCGACGACGGTCATCTCTGGATCTACCGTGACATCACACAGAACAAGGAGTACGAGAACGAGCTTAAACACGCACGTGAAGAGCTTCGTCAGGTAATAGATCTCGTCCCGGATATGATATTCGCTAAGAACCGAGAGGGTAAGTATCTCCTCGCAAACCAGAAGACAGCCGACGTCTACGGGTCAACTTCCGAGGAGATCGAAGGCTCATTCGAGAAGGAAGTCATCCCCAATCCCGAGGACTCCGAGGAGTTCCGACGTGACGACATCGAGGTCATCGAGTCAGGCGAGCCGAAGCAGAATCCCGTCGAAACCATAACGACCGCCGACGGCGAGAAACGTGTCCTACAGACGACGAAGATACCCTACAAGGTTCCCGGAACCGGCGAGGACGCTGTTCTCGGATACGCGCGTGACGTGACCGAACTCAAGGAGTACGAGGAGGAGCTCGAAGAACAGCGTGACAGCCTCGAAGTCCTCAACCAGGTAGTCCGCCACGACATACGTAACGACCTCCAGCTCGTCTTAGCCTACACCGACGCTCTAGAGATGTACGTCGAGGAGGAGGGCGAGAAATACATCGAGAAGGTTCTCGACGCCGCACGTGACGCAGTCGACATCACGACGACGGCGCGCGACGTCACCGAGGTAATGCTCCAGTCGGAAGCCGACAGATGTCCCGTGAACCTGAGACTGACTCTTGAGAACGAAGTCGACGACGCACAGTCGAACCACGAAAATGCCCTTATTACGGTAGACGGTTCTGTCCCCGACGTAGATGTACTTGCCAACGACATGCTGGAGTCTGTCTTCAGGAACATACTCAATAACGCCGTCCAGCACAACGACAAGGAGGTAGCCGAGGTAACTGTCTCGGCAACCGTCGAGGGTGAAGACGCAGTCGTCAGGGTAGCCGACAACGGACTAGGGATTCCCGACGAGAGGAAGGAGGAGATATTCGGAAAGGGTGAGAAGGGACTCGAAAGCGAGGGAACCGGCATAGGTCTCTACTTAGTCCACACACTCGTAGACGAGTACGGCGGCGATGTCTGGGTAGAGGACAGACACGACGGAACCGAGGGATCAGTCTTCAGGGTCAGACTTCGAACCGCCTAA
- the mvaD gene encoding phosphomevalonate decarboxylase MvaD, which produces MTRKATAIAHPIQGLIKYHGLRDDELRIPYHDSISVCTAPSSTKTTVEFGHEDDTVIVDGEEIDDSGYERASKILDKVREISDVSSGARVESENTFPSNVGLGASSSGFGALSVAAVRAAGLDLSLEEISAIARRGATSATRSVTGGFSHLRTSMVDEECASERIQTGFDEDDLRIVVGLVPEFKHTARAHDEAAESHLFESRLAYIHGAVAEMRKSLRDGDFDETFSSAESDSLSLLAVTMTGPENWIYWQPETLELLELARGLRDDGVPVYFSTDTGATAYLNTTKEHADRVADEVEDLGVESRVWKVGGSARTVDDHLF; this is translated from the coding sequence ATGACGAGAAAGGCGACTGCGATAGCCCATCCGATACAGGGTCTAATCAAGTACCACGGTCTACGTGACGACGAACTCCGTATCCCGTACCACGACTCGATCTCTGTCTGTACCGCACCGTCCTCGACCAAGACGACAGTCGAGTTCGGACACGAAGACGACACCGTGATAGTCGACGGAGAAGAGATAGACGACTCGGGGTATGAGAGAGCATCTAAGATACTCGACAAGGTGCGCGAGATATCCGACGTCAGTTCGGGAGCAAGAGTCGAGTCGGAGAACACATTCCCGTCAAACGTCGGCTTAGGCGCGTCGTCGTCGGGCTTCGGAGCGCTCTCTGTCGCCGCGGTGAGGGCAGCGGGTCTCGACCTAAGCTTAGAGGAGATATCCGCTATAGCACGACGTGGGGCGACTTCTGCGACGAGGAGCGTAACGGGAGGCTTCTCACATCTCCGGACGAGCATGGTCGACGAAGAGTGTGCGTCCGAACGTATTCAGACGGGATTCGACGAGGACGACCTCAGGATAGTCGTCGGACTCGTCCCCGAGTTCAAACACACAGCGCGCGCACACGACGAGGCGGCGGAGTCGCATCTCTTCGAGAGCCGTCTCGCGTACATACACGGTGCTGTCGCCGAGATGCGGAAGTCCTTACGTGACGGCGACTTCGACGAGACCTTCTCCTCAGCCGAGAGCGACTCACTCTCGCTACTCGCGGTCACTATGACGGGACCCGAGAACTGGATCTACTGGCAGCCCGAGACACTCGAACTCCTCGAACTCGCGCGCGGCCTGAGAGACGACGGCGTCCCCGTCTACTTCTCGACCGACACCGGAGCGACCGCCTACCTCAACACGACTAAGGAACACGCCGACAGGGTCGCTGACGAAGTCGAAGACCTCGGGGTCGAGTCACGCGTCTGGAAGGTCGGTGGGAGCGCGAGGACGGTCGACGACCATCTGTTTTAA
- a CDS encoding aminotransferase class V-fold PLP-dependent enzyme, with protein sequence MDTEDLRRDMPALDDCVYLNTGASGPSPRRVVEAGEEFLEYHEYDSPAREGMYTSAADVLAETRDSVASLVNADSDESEICLTQSTTEGINIVAEALDWEEGDKAVMTDIEHSSGILPWKRLRDLHGIDVEVAETTDGYLMREEDDRDAFKDAVADANIVCLSSISWNYGTRLDVEDAVGIAHDAGAKVLVDAAQSPGQVGVDVKDWEADFVAGTGHKWLLGPWGAGFLYADSEAVEGTRSSRVGYRGVKNPNDDDFEYEDGARRFEIATLPAATYAGFAEAVKTFEEIGLGEVEDEIRRLTDRLKDGIDDDRLISPREYESGLVSFEADDPEKLVERLSDDSVEIRSIPDPHCVRVSVHAFNNSEDIDAVLERI encoded by the coding sequence ATGGACACCGAAGACCTCAGACGCGACATGCCAGCACTCGACGACTGCGTCTACCTCAACACAGGGGCAAGCGGTCCGTCTCCGAGGCGCGTCGTCGAAGCCGGGGAGGAGTTCCTTGAGTACCACGAGTACGACTCTCCGGCACGTGAGGGGATGTATACCTCCGCAGCCGACGTCCTCGCCGAGACCCGCGACTCCGTAGCGAGCCTCGTAAACGCAGACTCCGATGAGAGCGAGATCTGTCTCACACAGTCGACTACCGAGGGGATAAACATAGTCGCCGAGGCACTCGACTGGGAAGAGGGCGACAAGGCTGTGATGACTGACATCGAACATTCGTCGGGCATACTCCCGTGGAAACGTCTCCGCGACTTACACGGAATAGATGTCGAGGTCGCCGAGACTACCGACGGCTACCTCATGCGCGAAGAGGACGACAGGGACGCCTTCAAGGACGCCGTCGCCGACGCAAATATTGTCTGTCTCAGCTCTATCTCGTGGAACTACGGTACACGTCTCGACGTTGAGGACGCAGTCGGTATCGCCCACGACGCCGGAGCGAAGGTTCTCGTCGACGCCGCCCAGTCGCCGGGACAGGTCGGTGTCGATGTCAAGGACTGGGAAGCCGACTTCGTCGCAGGGACGGGACACAAATGGCTCCTCGGACCCTGGGGCGCCGGATTCCTCTACGCCGACTCGGAAGCCGTGGAGGGAACGAGATCGAGCCGTGTCGGGTACAGAGGCGTCAAGAACCCCAACGACGACGATTTCGAGTACGAGGACGGAGCGAGACGGTTCGAGATCGCTACGCTTCCCGCGGCTACCTACGCCGGCTTCGCCGAGGCGGTAAAGACCTTCGAGGAGATCGGTCTCGGAGAGGTCGAGGACGAGATACGGCGTCTCACCGACCGTCTCAAGGACGGTATAGACGACGATCGTCTCATAAGTCCTAGAGAGTACGAGTCGGGTCTCGTCTCCTTCGAGGCTGACGACCCTGAGAAGCTCGTCGAACGTCTCTCAGACGACTCGGTCGAGATTAGGAGCATACCAGACCCCCACTGCGTCAGAGTCTCGGTACACGCCTTCAACAACTCCGAAGACATCGACGCCGTTCTCGAACGTATCTAG
- a CDS encoding NRDE family protein: MCTVLFAKNVFESYPVVIAANRDESYDREFSSPETRETEDEGDSVDWIFAPRDEREGGTWIGFNSEGTSVAVTNIETEDGDSQDSNTDDETEVRSRGLLCDDVLSESGDIEDLEDVVRHSVDENEYEGFNLVVGTTSRAFVAVYDGDLDFVYPEDGIHVVTNSRFDDPDDKAVRVSDSLPEPSLGLDDWVDEAECLLSRDDIDVCLHSHEDDDKGTTSSSIIGVRNPDVSESFYLFADGAPCEADYEKFTPPGSPGSGSGSGRSS; the protein is encoded by the coding sequence ATGTGCACCGTACTCTTCGCGAAGAACGTCTTCGAGTCCTACCCCGTCGTTATCGCTGCCAACCGTGACGAGTCCTACGACAGGGAGTTCTCGTCACCTGAGACGCGCGAGACTGAGGATGAGGGGGACAGTGTCGACTGGATCTTCGCGCCGCGTGACGAGCGCGAGGGAGGGACGTGGATAGGCTTCAACTCCGAAGGGACATCGGTGGCTGTCACCAATATAGAAACAGAAGACGGAGACAGCCAAGACAGTAACACAGACGACGAGACAGAGGTTAGATCGCGCGGTCTCCTGTGTGACGACGTCCTCTCGGAGTCAGGTGACATAGAAGACCTCGAAGACGTCGTCAGGCACTCGGTCGACGAGAACGAGTACGAGGGCTTCAACCTCGTCGTTGGGACGACGTCCCGCGCCTTCGTGGCTGTCTACGACGGTGACCTCGACTTCGTCTACCCCGAAGACGGGATTCACGTCGTGACCAACTCGCGTTTCGACGACCCCGACGACAAGGCGGTAAGAGTCAGCGACAGCCTACCTGAGCCGTCACTCGGTCTCGACGACTGGGTCGATGAAGCCGAGTGTCTTCTTTCGAGGGACGACATCGATGTCTGTCTCCACAGCCACGAGGACGACGACAAGGGCACGACGTCTTCGAGCATAATCGGAGTCAGAAACCCCGATGTATCCGAGTCCTTCTATCTCTTTGCCGACGGCGCGCCGTGTGAGGCGGATTACGAGAAGTTTACTCCTCCTGGTTCTCCTGGTTCTGGTTCTGGTTCCGGTCGAAGCTCCTGA
- a CDS encoding ABC transporter permease, which translates to MIESLVESFEDPVVLKGLKQVGAATAIALVVLAVSSLRGLGLEREMGAAFVRGFVQVLLMGSVIGLILTLPVYYGGVVLIFMLGGAAWISKDRAEGFPGVLRVASVSVTVGATTVILTMTAVGAIEPRIRDLVPVGSMVIANSMKTNSLALDRLKDEIESNRERIEAGLSLGAAPSRVVSRHVETGVRASLIPVIDSLKSLGWVWIPGIMTGMIISGTNPVYAAEYQFVIMAMIFAGGGLTSMTSSLLVTRYAFTDAEQLRSFDRNQNQNQENQEE; encoded by the coding sequence GTGATCGAGTCTCTCGTCGAGAGCTTCGAGGATCCCGTGGTTCTGAAGGGTCTGAAACAGGTCGGAGCCGCGACAGCCATAGCCCTCGTAGTTCTGGCTGTGTCGAGCCTCAGAGGACTGGGTCTCGAAAGGGAGATGGGAGCCGCCTTCGTCAGGGGTTTCGTACAGGTTCTCTTGATGGGATCGGTCATAGGACTCATACTCACACTCCCCGTCTACTACGGCGGTGTCGTCCTCATCTTCATGCTTGGGGGAGCGGCTTGGATATCTAAGGATCGCGCCGAGGGGTTCCCCGGGGTTCTGAGGGTCGCCTCCGTCTCTGTGACCGTCGGAGCCACGACTGTGATACTGACTATGACAGCCGTGGGGGCGATAGAGCCGAGGATACGTGACCTCGTTCCCGTAGGTAGCATGGTGATAGCCAACTCGATGAAGACCAACTCGCTCGCTCTCGACCGTCTCAAGGACGAGATAGAGTCGAACAGAGAGAGAATAGAGGCGGGTCTCTCACTCGGAGCCGCTCCGTCACGTGTCGTCTCGCGCCACGTCGAGACGGGTGTACGTGCGTCCCTGATACCCGTGATAGACTCACTCAAGAGCCTCGGATGGGTCTGGATACCCGGAATAATGACAGGGATGATAATCTCTGGAACGAATCCGGTCTACGCCGCCGAGTACCAGTTCGTCATAATGGCGATGATCTTCGCAGGAGGAGGTCTCACAAGCATGACGAGTAGTCTACTCGTGACGAGGTACGCCTTCACTGACGCCGAACAGCTCAGGAGCTTCGACCGGAACCAGAACCAGAACCAGGAGAACCAGGAGGAGTAA
- a CDS encoding ATP-binding cassette domain-containing protein, translating into MGKSSETQPIRANREGAESTQAKIQTRDLSREIEGEAVVDSVSVSVEEGEFLGVVGPSGAGKSSLLRLFNRLDEPTRGTVLVDGVDYREIPPRELRRRVGLVLQSPALVEGTVYDNVTMGRRLRDEEFDDEEVGSLLERVGLEGYSEREVSNLSGGEAQRVSIARTVFNKPEVILLDEPTSSLDSRAEEAVEEVVLRLRETEGMTGVVVTHDKSQARRLCDTAVRLRDGRVTRSGSVEEVIET; encoded by the coding sequence ATGGGAAAGAGTTCAGAGACACAACCGATCCGCGCGAACCGGGAAGGCGCCGAATCCACGCAGGCGAAGATACAGACACGTGACCTGAGCCGTGAGATCGAGGGTGAGGCTGTCGTCGACTCGGTCTCGGTATCGGTCGAAGAGGGCGAGTTCCTGGGCGTCGTCGGACCGTCAGGAGCCGGTAAGTCGTCTCTTCTGCGTTTATTCAACCGTCTCGACGAGCCCACGCGAGGCACCGTACTCGTTGACGGAGTCGACTACCGAGAGATCCCCCCGAGAGAGCTACGTAGACGAGTGGGTCTGGTTCTACAGTCACCCGCACTCGTCGAGGGAACAGTCTATGACAACGTGACTATGGGAAGACGTCTGCGTGACGAGGAGTTCGACGACGAGGAGGTCGGGTCGCTTCTCGAACGTGTGGGTCTCGAGGGATACTCCGAAAGGGAGGTCTCGAACCTGTCGGGAGGAGAGGCTCAGAGAGTCTCGATAGCACGCACCGTCTTCAACAAGCCCGAGGTGATACTCCTCGACGAGCCGACTTCGAGCCTCGACTCGCGCGCAGAGGAGGCAGTTGAGGAGGTGGTTCTGAGGCTCAGGGAGACAGAGGGTATGACCGGTGTCGTCGTCACACACGACAAGTCGCAGGCGAGACGTCTGTGTGACACAGCGGTACGTCTCAGGGACGGACGTGTAACCCGGTCGGGGTCAGTAGAGGAGGTCATAGAGACGTGA
- a CDS encoding sodium:calcium antiporter, producing the protein MVIEALFLFGLAAVSSVVIWKSSSYFEDSADKLAAYYGLPGIVQGAVIAAVGSSMPEISATVLSALRGEFEIGVGAIVGSAVFNILVIPALSVLYNGGTVEIDRDIVYKETQFYMVSVATLLLTFSFAVIYNPVGGRDLLEGRVTRLLAAVPLLLYLLYVFIQYLDTADYDAPESDVSPAKNWAVLAVSLGVIVVGVEGLVRSAEGLGEVFDTPAFFWSLIVVAAGTSLPDAFVSVEAMRSGKGTVSLANVLGSNTFDLLVAVPAGIMIVGTDTVVFSHVVPMMGFLVLATVVLFVFLRTDLKLSRREAYLLLGVYGVFVVWILAESVGAVGLVR; encoded by the coding sequence ATGGTCATCGAAGCCCTGTTTCTCTTCGGTCTCGCGGCTGTCTCGTCGGTGGTTATCTGGAAGTCGTCTTCTTACTTCGAGGACTCCGCCGACAAGCTCGCCGCCTACTACGGCTTACCGGGTATCGTTCAGGGAGCCGTGATCGCCGCCGTGGGGTCGAGCATGCCCGAGATATCTGCGACAGTCCTCTCGGCACTCAGGGGTGAGTTCGAGATAGGGGTCGGAGCCATAGTCGGCTCCGCGGTATTCAACATACTCGTGATACCCGCTCTCTCGGTCTTGTACAACGGGGGAACAGTAGAGATCGACCGCGACATAGTCTACAAGGAGACACAGTTCTACATGGTCTCTGTAGCGACACTTCTCCTCACCTTCTCGTTCGCAGTCATATACAACCCCGTCGGAGGAAGAGACCTCCTCGAAGGACGTGTCACACGTCTCCTAGCAGCCGTGCCACTCCTCCTGTATCTCCTGTATGTCTTCATACAGTACCTCGACACTGCTGACTACGACGCCCCCGAGTCGGACGTCTCGCCCGCGAAGAACTGGGCTGTCTTAGCCGTGAGCTTAGGCGTCATAGTCGTCGGAGTCGAGGGTCTCGTGAGATCCGCCGAAGGTCTCGGTGAGGTATTTGACACGCCGGCTTTCTTCTGGAGTCTGATTGTCGTCGCCGCGGGCACGAGCCTACCCGACGCCTTCGTGAGTGTCGAAGCCATGAGATCGGGGAAGGGAACCGTGAGCCTCGCCAACGTCTTAGGTAGCAACACATTCGACCTCCTAGTCGCTGTTCCCGCGGGTATAATGATTGTCGGGACAGACACAGTGGTCTTCTCACACGTCGTTCCCATGATGGGCTTTCTAGTACTCGCCACAGTCGTCCTGTTCGTCTTCCTCAGGACAGACCTCAAACTCAGCAGACGCGAAGCCTACCTCCTCCTAGGAGTCTACGGCGTCTTCGTCGTCTGGATTCTGGCTGAGAGCGTGGGTGCCGTGGGTCTCGTGAGATAG